A window from Schistocerca gregaria isolate iqSchGreg1 chromosome 8, iqSchGreg1.2, whole genome shotgun sequence encodes these proteins:
- the LOC126284462 gene encoding peptidoglycan-recognition protein LC-like: MRKTGVTAFFALLLVITGTRAGPLVNSTRGTDVGTADDNAIGGLSNKTGPGAAIRPSHLSLGSDSNASVTHNATANTTNVPGFDSIVGVIQNSTANATRNVLGGHTAANWSCGVNVSHAVNQSGGDADSFPTPKCAAVLPTNVSTFLPTNASTANCKNGTHCLNASVASGNNDTRVTERNTTLRNDTLGEHMLNDEDVPKINETVDGDSSACPPLVSLEGWGGRPPLAVEKVGTPVPFVVIHHTYIPGACNTSDDCQAKMRSMQDFHMAKGWLNIGYNFIVGGDNRVYVGRGWDTVGAHSPTYNFKSVGISFIGDYRTELPTHDMLELAWSLIRCGVARGSISETYKLVGHRQVRDTECPGDRLYQEIQTWPHWVAHRDIIPRTNATRTS; this comes from the exons CTGGTCCACTGGTCAACTCGACAAGAGGGACAGATGTGGGAACAGCTGACGATAACGCCATCGGCGGCCTGTCGAACAAGACTGGCCCCGGCGCAGCCATCCGCCCCAGCCATCTGTCACTCGGCTCCGATAGCAACGCAAGCGTCACCCACAACGCTACAGCCAACACTACCAATGTGCCTGGCTTCGACAGCATCGTCGGGGTCATTCAGAACAGCACTGCCAATGCCACGAGGAATGTGCTCGGGGgacacactgcagccaactggagCTGCGGTGTCAACGTGAGTCACGCAGTAAATCAGTCTGGAGGCGACGCTGACAGCTTCCCTACTCCGAAATGTGCAGCAGTTCTTCCAACTAATGTCAGCACATTTCTTCCAACAAATGCCAGCACCGCCAACTGCAAGAACGGCACGCACTGCTTGAACGCCTCCGTTGCATCAGGCAACAATGATACACGTGTCACTGA GCGCAACACAACGTTACGGAACGATACACTAGGAGAGCACATGTTGAACGATGAAGACGTTCCGAAGATAAATGAAACAG TCGACGGCGACTCGTCGGCGTGTCCGCCGCTGGTGAGCCTCGAAGGATGGGGCGGCAGACCGCCGCTGGCCGTGGAGAAGGTGGGCACGCCGGTGCCGTTCGTCGTCATCCACCACACGTACATTCCGGGGGCGTGCAACACCAGCGACGACTGCCAAGCCAAGATGCGTTCCATGCAGGACTTCCACATGGCCAAGGGCTGGCTCAACATCGGTTACAA CTTCATCGTGGGAGGCGACAATCGAGTATACGTCGGCCGCGGATGGGACACGGTCGGCGCACACTCTCCAACCTACAACTTCAAGAGCGTCGGCATCAGCTTCATCGGCGACTACAGGA CTGAGCTGCCCACGCACGATATGCTGGAGCTGGCCTGGTCCTTGATCCGCTGCGGAGTCGCCAGAGGCTCCATAAGCGAGACGTACAAGCTGGTCGGTCACCGTCAAGTGAGGGACACGGAGTGCCCCGGCGACCGCCTGTACCAGGAGATCCAGACCTGGCCCCACTGGGTCGCTCACCGCGACATCATCCCCAGGACCAACGCCACCAGGACATCCTGA